One window of the Branchiostoma lanceolatum isolate klBraLanc5 chromosome 3, klBraLanc5.hap2, whole genome shotgun sequence genome contains the following:
- the LOC136429701 gene encoding big defensin-like — protein MEKKTGYCLFFLLLLVPYTVLGAIPKSAPSKPKREKRVAFAIPVVYWGATVSPSVWAWLAAAFGAAALAEREISRANSDSHSCANNRGWCRRTCFSHEYIDGYHSDVCGSYRCCRSRI, from the exons ATGGAGAAAAAGACGGGGTACTGTCTGTTCTTCCTGCTACTACTGGTTCCCTACACTGTCCTGGGCGCCATCCCGAAAAGCGCGCCGTCCAAGCCGAAGCGGGAGAAGCGTGTGGCCTTCGCCATCCCCGTGGTGTACTGGGGCGCTACCGTCTCCCCGTCGGTGTGGGCTTGGCTGGCCGCCGCCTTCGGTGCTGCTGCCCTGGCGGAGAGGGAAATCAGCCGAGCCA ACAGTGACAGCCACTCCTGCGCGAACAACCGCGGGTGGTGCCGCCGCACGTGCTTCTCCCACGAGTACATCGACGGCTACCACTCGGATGTCTGCGGGAGCTACCGGTGCTGCCGTTCACGTATTTGA
- the LOC136429702 gene encoding big defensin-like, with translation MMEKKTGYCLFFLLLLVPYTVLGAVPKSAPPKPKKEERAAFLVLPAVYYGATVSVAVWDYILLTFAVTAAAAATITVVNSDNHSCRGNSGWCRPTCNPGEFIDHNYSDVCGNYHCCRY, from the exons ATGATGGAGAAAAAGACGGGGTACTGCCTGTTCTTCTTGCTACTGCTAGTGCCCTACACCGTCCTGGGGGCCGTCCCGAAAAGCGCACCGCCGAAGCCGAAGAAGGAGGAGCGGGCGGCCTTCCTTGTACTGCCCGCCGTCTACTATGGCGCCACAGTGTCCGTTGCAGTGTGGGATTATATTCTGCTTACCTTCGCCGTTACGGCCGCCGCGGCCGCGACAATCACCGTAGTCA ACAGTGATAACCACTCCTGCAGGGGCAACAGCGGTTGGTGCCGCCCCACGTGCAATCCCGGGGAGTTTATCGACCACAACTACTCGGATGTTTGTGGGAACTACCACTGCTGCCGTTATTGA